In Tenrec ecaudatus isolate mTenEca1 chromosome 4, mTenEca1.hap1, whole genome shotgun sequence, a single window of DNA contains:
- the MAP3K11 gene encoding mitogen-activated protein kinase kinase kinase 11 yields MEPLKNLFLKSPLGSWNGSGSGGGGAGSGARPEGSPKAAAYANPVWTALFDYEPNGQDELALRKGDRVEVLSRDAAISGDEGWWAGQVGGQVGIFPSNYVSRGGPPPCEVASFQELRLEEVIGIGGFGKVYRGSWRGELVAVKAARQDPDEDISVTAESVRQEARLFAMLAHPNIIALKAVCLEEPNLCLVMEYAAGGPLSRALAGRRVPPHVLVNWAVQISRGMHYLHCEALVPVIHRDLKSNNILLLQPIEGDDMEHKTLKITDFGLAREWHKTTQMSAAGTYAWMAPEVIKASTFSKGSDVWSFGVLLWELLTGEVPYRGIDCLAVAYGVAVNKLTLPIPSTCPEPFAQLMADCWAQDPHRRPDFASILQQLVALEAQVLREMPRDSFHSMQEGWKREIQGLFDELRAKEKELLSREEELTRAAREQRSQAEQLRRREHLLAQWELEVFERELTLLLQQVDRERPHVRRRRGTFKRSKLRARDGGERISMPLDFKHRITVQASPGLDRRRNVFEVGAGDSPTFPRFRAIQLEPVEPGQAWGRQSPRRLEDWSNGERRACWAWGPSSPKPGETQNGRRSSRMDEAAWFLDSDDSSPVGSPSMLPTLNGNPPRPSPEPEEPRRGPAERSGGGSSSGTPKLIQRALLRGTALLASLGLGRDLQPPGGPGRERGEPPPPPPTPMPAQPPTSPLIRFSPKMPSAPASPRNPDAPTPLLLDLGIPTDQPSAKSPRREETRGRTVSPPPGISRSAPGTPGTPRSSPLGLISRPRPSPLRSRIDPWSFVSAGPRPSPLPSPQPAPRRAPWTLFPDSDPFWDSPPANPFRGAPQDCRVQTKDVGAQAPWAPEARP; encoded by the exons ATGGAGCCCCTGAAGAACCTCTTCCTCAAGAGCCCGCTGGGGTCGTGGAATGGCAGTGGCAGTGGGGGTGGCGGGGCTGGCAGCGGGGCCCGGCCAGAGGGGTCCCCGAAGGCTGCAGCTTATGCCAACCCTGTGTGGACAGCCCTGTTTGACTACGAGCCTAATGGGCAGGACGAGCTGGCCCTGCGCAAGGGGGACCGAGTGGAGGTGCTGTCCCGGGATGCAGCCATCTCTGGGGacgagggctggtgggcgggccAGGTGGGCGGCCAGGTGGGCATCTTTCCATCCAACTATGTGTCTCGGGGTGGCCCGCCCCCCTGCGAGGTGGCCAGCTTCCAGGAGCTGCGGCTGGAGGAGGTGATTGGCATAGGGGGCTTCGGCAAGGTGTACCGTGGCAGTTGGCGGGGCGAGCTGGTGGCCGTGAAGGCAGCTCGCCAGGACCCGGACGAAGACATCAGTGTGACGGCCGAGAGCGTTCGCCAGGAGGCCAGGCTGTTCGCCATGCTGGCGCACCCCAACATCATCGCCCTCAAGGCCGTGTGCCTGGAAGAGCCCAACCTGTGCCTGGTGATGGAGTATGCTGCCGGGGGGCCCCTCAGCCGCGCCCTTGCCGGGCGGCGCGTGCCACCCCATGTGCTGGTCAACTGGGCAGTGCAGATCTCCCGAGGGATGCATTACCTGCACTGTGAGGCCCTGGTGCCCGTCATCCACCGCGACCTCAAGTCCAACAACA TTCTGCTGCTGCAGCCCATTGAAGGTGATGACATGGAGCACAAGACCCTGAAGATCACGGACTTCGGGCTGGCCCGAGAGTGGCACAAGACCACGCAGATGAGCGCAGCAGGCACCTATGCTTGGATGGCCCCCGAAGTCATCAAGGCCTCCACCTTCTCAAAGGGCAGCGATGTCTGGAG CTTTGGGGTGCTGCTGTGGGAACTGCTGACTGGAGAGGTGCCCTACCGGGGCATTGACTGCCTTGCCGTGGCCTATGGTGTGGCGGTTAACAAGCTCACGCTGCCCATCCCATCCACCTGCCCGGAGCCTTTCGCACAGCTCATGGCTG ACTGCTGGGCGCAGGACCCCCACCGCAGACCCGACTTCGCGTCCATCCTGCAGCAGCTAGTGGCGCTGGAAGCGCAGGTCCTGCGGGAAATGCCGCGGGACTCCTTCCATTCCATGCAGGAAGGCTGGAAGCGCGAGATCCAGGGCCTCTTCGACGAGCTGCGAGCCAAAGAAAAG GAACTACTGAGCCGCGAGGAGGAGCTGACGCGCGCGGCGCGCGAACAGCGGTCGCAGGCGGAGCAGCTGCGCCGGCGCGAGCACCTGCTGGCGCAGTGGGAGCTCGAGGTGTTTGAGCGCGAGCTGACGCTGCTGCTGCAGCAGGTGGACCGCGAGCGGCCTCACGTGCGCCGCCGCCGCGGCACCTTCAAGCGCAGCAAGCTCCGGGCGCGCGACGGCGGCGAGCGCATCAGCATGCCGCTCG ACTTCAAGCACCGCATCACCGTGCAGGCCTCACCAGGCCTTGACCGCCGGAGAAACGTCTTCGAGGTCGGAGCTGGGGACTCGCCCACCTTCCCAAGGTTCAGGGCCATCCAGT TGGAGCCCGTGGAGCCTGGCCAGGCATGGGGTCGCCAGTCTCCCCGGCGCTTGGAAGACTGGAGCAATGGAGAGAGGCGGGCATGctgggcctggggccccagctcaCCGAAGCCCGGGGAAACCCAGAATGGGAG gagaagTTCTCGCATGGACGAGGCCGCATGGTTCCTGGACTCGGACGACTCGTCTCCCGTGGGGTCTCCTTCCATGCTGCCGACGCTCAATG GGAACCCCCCACGACCCAGCCCAGAGCCTGAGGAGCCGCGGCGAGGCCCAGCAGAACGCAGTGGGGGTGGCAGCAGTTCCGGAACCCCCAAGCTGATCCAGCGCGCCCTGCTGCGTGGCACCGCCCTGCTGGCCTCTCTGGGCCTGGGCCGGGACCTGCAGCCACCAGGGGGGCCGGGCCGTGAGCGTGGAgagccccccccaccaccacccacgccCATGCCCGCCCAgccacccacctccccactcaTCCGCTTCTCACCCAAGATGCCCAGTGCCCCCGCCTCCCCGCGGAACCCTGATGCCCCCACGCCACTGCTGCTGGACCTAGGCATCCCTACGGACCAGCCATCTGCCAAGAGCCCCCGGCGCGAGGAGACACGTG GACGAACTGTTTCCCCTCCACCAGGGATATCGCGCTCGGCCCCAGGGACCCCGGGCACGCCCCGCTCATCACCCCTGGGCCTCATCAGCCGCCCGAGACCCTCCCCTCTTCGCAGTCGAATCGACCCATGGAGCTTCGTGTCAGCTGGGCCCCGGCCTTCACCCCTGCCCTCACCGCAGCCTGCCCCACGCCGGGCACCCTGGACCTTGTTCCCAGACTCAGACCCCTTCTGGGACTCCCCACCTGCCAACCCCTTCCGGGGAGCCCCGCAGGACTGCAGGGTGCAGACCAAAGATGTGGGTGCCCAAGCCCCTTGGGCACCAGAGGCCAGGCCTTGA
- the KCNK7 gene encoding potassium channel subfamily K member 7 gives MGGLKPWARYGLLLVGHLLALGLGAAVFQALEGPPARQLQAQLRTELATFQAEFGACLPPNTLEGLLDSVLAAQTHGVSSLGNSSEAENWDLPSALLFTAGILTTTGYGNTAPLSWGGKVFCVVYAALGLPASLAMVAVLRHHLLPVLRRAGAWAAACWQLAPARAALLQATGLGLLVGGIFILLPALLLWQLQGDGSLLGAIYFCFDSLSTVGFEELLPGRGRNLNPVIHHLGQLALLGYMLLGLLAMLLTVETFVELPQVRALVGFFMPSSPPIAEEQGGIVGQDELALRTVSSPGTAPPAGPAPERAPAC, from the exons ATGGGGGGTCTGAAGCCCTGGGCCCGATACGGGCTCCTGCTTGTGGGCCACCTGCTGGCCCTGGGGCTTGGGGCGGCCGTATTCCAAGCCCTAGAGGGGCCTCCAGCCCGCCAGCTCCAGGCCCAGCTGAGAACTGAGCTGGCCACCTTCCAGGCAGAGTTTGGGGCCTGCCTGCCACCCAACACCCTGGAGGGGCTGCTGGACTCCGTCCTGGCAGCCCAGACTCATGGGGTCTCCAGCCTGGGCAACAGCTCAGAGGCCGAGAACTGGGACCTGCCTTCAGCCCTGCTCTTCACCGCTGGTATCCTCACCACCACGG GTTATGGCAATACTGCCCCACTCTCATGGGGTGGCAAAGTCTTCTGTGTGGTCTACGCGGCCCTGGGACTACCGGCCTCGCTGGCAATGGTGGCCGTGCTGCGCCATCACCTGCTCCCGGTGCTCCGCCGCGCCGGGGCCTGGGCAGCGGCATGCTGGCAGCTGGCGCCAGCCCGGGCTGCGTTACTGCAGGCTACTGGGCTGGGCCTGCTGGTGGGTGGCATCTTCATACTGCTGCCAGCGCTGTTGCTATGGCAGCTACAGGGCGACGGTAGCCTGCTGGGCGCAATCTACTTCTGCTTCGACTCGCTCAGCACCGTCGGGTTTGAGGAACTGCTGCCTGGTCGCGGCCGCAACCTGAATCCCGTAATACACCACCTTGGCCAGCTGGCTCTTCTAG GTTACATGCTCCTGGGGCTCCTGGCCATGCTGCTGACCGTGGAGACCTTCGTGGAGCTGCCGCAGGTTCGTGCCCTTGTGGGCTTCTTCATGCCCAGCAGCCCTCCAATCGCCGAGGAGCAAGGTGGCATCGTAGGGCAGGACGAACTGGCTCTGCGCACAGTGTCGTCGCCGGGCACCGCGCCGCCCGCAGGCCCCGCCCCAGAGCGAGCTCCGGCTTGCTGA